In Nocardioides sp. WS12, the DNA window GTCCAGTTCGGTGACCTCGGCCTGGCTGAGCAGGGAGACGGGCGTACCCACGCTGTCGACCGCCAGCAGGTCCTTCGACAGCGGCGGTCGGTCGTAGGGCAGGTGCTCCTCGTCGGAGACCAGCACCAGGCGGCCCTCGAAGCCGGCCCGACGCAAGGCCTGCACGGACCGCACACCGCCGGTCGAACCGCCGACCACCACGACAACGTTCGTCATCCGAGCACGTAGACCTTGCCGTCGTCGACGACGACCTCGAACGTGGCGAGCGCGACCGTCGCCGGGAAGCACAGGGCCACACCGGTCCGGATGTCGAAGCGCGCCATGTGGAGCGGACAGACGACCTCGTTGCCCTCCAGGTCGCTGTCCTCCCCCAGGGACCAGTCCTCGTGGGTGCACGTGTCAGCGGTCGCGAAGTAGGTGCCCTCGTCGTTGCGGTAGACCGCGACGGCGATCTTCGCTCCGCCTCCCGGCGGGACCGTCATCGACTCCCCGGGAGCAAGTTCACCGTCATCGCAGGCGAAGCGCCGCTCGACTGTCTGTGCACTCTCCATCGGCATTCCTTCCCTCGCTGCCCAGGTCTCTGAGGTCTCACTGTCGTCAGCGCGAAGGGCGGTCACCACGGGCCGTTCCGGCGTCCGGAACCACGCGATGCCGCGCCGCAGTCGTTGCTGCACGGTGAACGCAATCCACTCTCAGAGACAAAGGAGTCGTCCGGTGTCCACCTATGTGAACGACGACCGTGAGACGCCGCGCTTCCAGGTGAACCGCGCGGCCATGGTCGACCCCGAGGTCTTCGCGCTCGAGCGCGACAAGATCTTCAACCACACCTGGCTCTACATCGGCCACGAGACCGAGCTGAAGAAGAAGAACGACTACAAGACCCGCTCGGTCGCCGGTCGCCCGCTCATCTTCGCCCGGGACGCGAAGGGCGAGGTGAAGGTCTGGATCAACTCCTGCCCCCACCGCGGCGCCATGCTGTGCCGCGAGGACAAGGGCAACGCCCGCTTCCTCACCTGCTTCTACCACGGCTGGAGCTTCAGTACGGCGGGCGAGATGGTCTCGATGCCGGGCGACGAGTCCTATGGCGAGAACTTCGAGCGGCCCGGTCTCGCGGCGCCGGCGATGGTCGACTCCTACCGGGGGTTCGTCTTCATCAGCTTCGACCCCGACATCGTGGACCTGTCGACGTACCTGGCCGGGGCGAAGGAGTACCTCGACCTCGTCTGCGACCAGTCCGAGGTCGGCATGGAGGTGCTCGAGGGCACCCACGAGTACTCCGTCAAGGCCAACTGGAAGCTGCTCGTCGAGAACAGCATCGACGGCTACCACGCGGTCTCCACCCACCAGCGCTACTTCGAGATGGTGCTCGCCGCGCGCGGCAAGCTCGACCCCAAGGCGCTCGGCGACTCCCGCGGCATCGACCTGGGCAACGGCCACGCTGTCGTCGCCGGCGCACCCGCGACCGAGGGGCTCTTCGGCCGGCCACTGTCCGAAGCAGGCGCTGCCGAGCGCGAGGCCCGGTTCGAGCACTTCGCCGAGATCTACGGTCCCGGCTGGGTCGACCGGATGAAGGGCAACCGGAACCTGATCATCTTCCCGAACCTCGTGATCGTGGACCTCGTCATGGGTGTGGTCGTGCGCAAGATCGATCCGATCACCCCCGACTACATGGAAGTCACCGCCTGGGAGCTGGCCCCGCCCGAGGAGGGCGACGAGCTCCGCAAGCAGCGGCTCGACAACTTCCTCACCTTCTGGGGTCCCGGCGGCCTGGCCTCGCCCGACGACGTCGAAGCACTGGAAACCTGCCAGGTGGGCTTCGGCTCGTCCCGCGAGCTGGTCTGGTCCGACATGTCGCGCGGCATGAACAAGTCGGTCTGCAACACGACCGACGAGTTGCAGATGCGCACGTGGTGGCGCCGCTGGAACGAACTGGTCACCGGCGAGCAACTCCCCTCGGAGCCGAAGTCGCCGCTGGACGCGACCTTCACCGCTCCGCGGCAGGACCGCGCGTCCATGGCGTCGCCGACGTCCTGATCGCTCAGCTGGCGGTCTCCTGGCGTTCGCGCCAGGAGACCGCCAGCGGTGTGAGCCGGGCCGCCACGCGCGCGAGCAGCCACTCGACCGTGCGCTGCCATCCGTCGTACGACGCCGAGAAGCTGATGCCGTCCTCGGTGCGCCGGTGGAAGTCCACCCCGACCCCGGGATAGACGACGACCCGGCTGAAGACGTCGGAGCCGTCGTCGAGCACGTTCTGGAGCCGGACGAGATCCGACGTCGTCACGTCGCCCGCGTCAGCCCCGAACAGGCCGAGCCACGGGGTGCACAGGACGGGATCGGCCGCCACTGCAGCCACGTCAGGGACGGGCGAGATGCTGACGGCGGCGCCGAACGTACGGCGCCGGGCCAGGTCGAGCGCCAAGGTGCCGCCCGCGCCGATACCGACGATGCCCGTCTGCTCGGCGGACCAGCCACACATCCGGGCCCGCGCCTCGGCGAGCACCTCGATGTCGGGAGAGACCGCGACGGCGAGGGACTCGAAACCCTCCATGGCGAAGGTGTTCATCGCCTCGAAGACCTCGACCTCGGGGGTGGTCTCGTCGGTCAGCAGGATGATCAACCCCCGCTGCGTCCCTCCGAGCCGGACCTCGAGCGCCTCGACGCCATCGGCCAGCGGGGTGCGGGTGGGCTGGATCAGGATCACGTCGGACATGTCGGCCTCCGGGTCGGTCAATCGGTGGGTCAGTCGGTCGGGTGCGGGATCCACGGCCAGTACTTGGCCGTCGCCCCCGCATCCACGGTGATGTTGGTGCCGGTGACCATCGCTGACTCGTCGGATGCGAGGTAGACGACGGCACCGACGTAGTCGTCGGGAGTGGGCAGGCGCCCGAGAGGAAGCTGCGCCACGAAGTCATTGCGGTACGCCGACGGGCGGGCCAGCAACGCCTCCAGGGCCTGCCGTGCCTCCGGGTCGGTCGGCGCGGTTGCCGTGGGCGTGAACCCGTTGACGCGGATGCCGTACTGCGCCAACTCCATCGCGGTGGAGCGGGTGAAGTTGATCAGCCCGCTCTTTCCCGTGGAGTAGCCCACGTTGCCGGGCTGCCCCTGCCAGGCGGCGGTGGAGAGCACGTTGATGATGCTGCCCTCGCGCTGCTGCTCGATCATCGAGCGCCCCACGGCCCGGGTGAAGAGGAAGGACCCACCCAGGATCACGTCGAGCTGGCGGCGGAAGGCGTCGTACTCCATGTCGAGGACGCCCTGCTGCTGGAAGAACACGGCGTTGTTGACGAGGATGTCGATCCCGCCCCAGCGTTCAACGGCGAGAGCGACCGCGGCTTCTGCGTGCGCCGGGTCGGTGACGTCGCCAGAGAGGTGAATCGCGTCGCCCCCGGCGTCGGTGATCCGGCGAGCCGTTGCGGCCGCCACGTCCTCGGAGAGGTCGGCGCACAGCACCACGGCGCCCTCCGCAGCGAGACCGGCGGCGAGGGTGCCTCCGATGTTGGGGCTCGCGCCGGTGACGATCGCGACCTTCCCCTGCAGTCGGTTCACAGGATGATGCTGACCTTGCCGTGCGGGCGCAGGGCGGAAAGGTCCAGCACCGAGCGTCGTACGAGGTAACGCAAGGCGCCGGTCTCGTTGCGCTCCAGGACGTGGCGGTAGTAGCCGACGTACGTGTCGAAGGCCCCGTTGCGCATCCGGAAGACCGCGAAGTTGGCCCGGATGTGGACCCGCCCCCCGTCGTCCGCGCCGGCGACGACGTTGCTGACCATCCGGCGGGTGCGCGAGTGCGGGTACTCGGCATGGGCCGAGCGCTTCATCAGCGAGCCGATGCGCTGCTCGAGCAGGAAGCGGTCGTCCTGGACGAGGAACAGGTCCCGTCCGGGATCGCCGTCGGGAAGGTCGGTCGAGGGCACGAGGTACTGCCCTTCCGGAAGGAAGAGCTCGAGCCACTCGGGGAGGCGCCAGTCGTCGAGGAGGTCAGCCTCCTCGTACAGGAAGCGCTCGGCTTCGGCGGAGAGGGCCGCGTCGTGCTCGGCGCGGA includes these proteins:
- a CDS encoding non-heme iron oxygenase ferredoxin subunit, which gives rise to MESAQTVERRFACDDGELAPGESMTVPPGGGAKIAVAVYRNDEGTYFATADTCTHEDWSLGEDSDLEGNEVVCPLHMARFDIRTGVALCFPATVALATFEVVVDDGKVYVLG
- a CDS encoding aromatic ring-hydroxylating dioxygenase subunit alpha; this encodes MSTYVNDDRETPRFQVNRAAMVDPEVFALERDKIFNHTWLYIGHETELKKKNDYKTRSVAGRPLIFARDAKGEVKVWINSCPHRGAMLCREDKGNARFLTCFYHGWSFSTAGEMVSMPGDESYGENFERPGLAAPAMVDSYRGFVFISFDPDIVDLSTYLAGAKEYLDLVCDQSEVGMEVLEGTHEYSVKANWKLLVENSIDGYHAVSTHQRYFEMVLAARGKLDPKALGDSRGIDLGNGHAVVAGAPATEGLFGRPLSEAGAAEREARFEHFAEIYGPGWVDRMKGNRNLIIFPNLVIVDLVMGVVVRKIDPITPDYMEVTAWELAPPEEGDELRKQRLDNFLTFWGPGGLASPDDVEALETCQVGFGSSRELVWSDMSRGMNKSVCNTTDELQMRTWWRRWNELVTGEQLPSEPKSPLDATFTAPRQDRASMASPTS
- a CDS encoding dienelactone hydrolase family protein, whose amino-acid sequence is MDPAPDRLTHRLTDPEADMSDVILIQPTRTPLADGVEALEVRLGGTQRGLIILLTDETTPEVEVFEAMNTFAMEGFESLAVAVSPDIEVLAEARARMCGWSAEQTGIVGIGAGGTLALDLARRRTFGAAVSISPVPDVAAVAADPVLCTPWLGLFGADAGDVTTSDLVRLQNVLDDGSDVFSRVVVYPGVGVDFHRRTEDGISFSASYDGWQRTVEWLLARVAARLTPLAVSWRERQETAS
- a CDS encoding SDR family oxidoreductase codes for the protein MNRLQGKVAIVTGASPNIGGTLAAGLAAEGAVVLCADLSEDVAAATARRITDAGGDAIHLSGDVTDPAHAEAAVALAVERWGGIDILVNNAVFFQQQGVLDMEYDAFRRQLDVILGGSFLFTRAVGRSMIEQQREGSIINVLSTAAWQGQPGNVGYSTGKSGLINFTRSTAMELAQYGIRVNGFTPTATAPTDPEARQALEALLARPSAYRNDFVAQLPLGRLPTPDDYVGAVVYLASDESAMVTGTNITVDAGATAKYWPWIPHPTD
- a CDS encoding aromatic-ring-hydroxylating dioxygenase subunit beta, with product MTTTSFRAEHDAALSAEAERFLYEEADLLDDWRLPEWLELFLPEGQYLVPSTDLPDGDPGRDLFLVQDDRFLLEQRIGSLMKRSAHAEYPHSRTRRMVSNVVAGADDGGRVHIRANFAVFRMRNGAFDTYVGYYRHVLERNETGALRYLVRRSVLDLSALRPHGKVSIIL